The window NNNNNNNNNNNNNNNNNNNNNNNNNNNNNNNNNNNNNNNNNNNNNNNNNNNNNNNNNNNNNNNNNNNNNNNNNNNNNNNNNNNNNNNNNNNNNNNNNNNNNNNNNNNNNNNNNNNNNNNNNNNNNNNNNNNNNNNNNNNNNNNNNNNNNNNNNNNNNNNNNNNNNNNNNNNNNNNNNNNNNNNNNNNNNNNNNNNNNNNNNNNNNNNNNNNNNNNNNNNNNNNNNNNNNNNNNNNNNNNNNNNNNNNNNNNNNNNNNNNNNNNNNNNNNNNNNNNNNNNNNNNNNNNNNNNNNNNNNNNNNNNNNNNNNNNNNNNNNNNNNNNNNNNNNNNNNNNNNNNNNNNNNNNNNNNNNNNNNNNNNNNNNNNNNNNNNNNNNNNNNNNNNNNNNNNNNNNNNNNNNNNNNNNNNNNNNNNNNNNNNNNNNNNNNNNNNNNNNNNNNNNNNNNNNNNNNNNNNNNNNNNNNNNNNNNNNNNNNNNNNNNNNNNNNNNNNNNNNNNNNNNNNNNNNNNNNNNNNNNNNNNNNNNNNNNNNNNNNNNNNNNNNNNNNNNNNNNNNNNNNNNNNNNNNNNNNNNNNNNNNNNNNNNNNNNNNNNNNNNNNNNNNNNNNNNNNNNNNNNNNNNNNNNNNNNNNNNNNNNNNNNNNNNNNNNNNNNNNNNNNNNNNNNNNNNNNNNNNNNNNNNNNNNNNNNNNNNNNNNNNNNNNNNNNNNNNNNNNNNNNNNNNNNNNNNNNNNNNNNNNNNNNNNNNNNNNNNNNNNNNNNNNNNNNNNNNNNNNNNNNNNNNNNNNNNNNNNNNNNNNNNNNNNNNNNNNNNNNNNNNNNNNNNNNNNNNNNNNNNNNNNNNNNNNNNNNNNNNNNNNNNNNNNNNNNNNNNNNNNNNNNNNNNNNNNNNNNNNNNNNNNNNNNNNNNNNNNNNNNNNNNNNNNNNNNNNNNNNNNNNNNNNNNNNNNNNNNNNNNNNNNNNNNNNNNNNNNNNNNNNNNNNNNNNNNNNNNNNNNNNNNNNNNNNNNNNNNNNNNNNNNNNNNNNNNNNNNNNNNNNNNNNNNNNNNNNNNNNNNNNNNNNNNNNNNNNNNNNNNNNNNNNNNNNNNNNNNNNNNNNNNNNNNNNNNNNNNNNNNNNNNNNNNNNNNNNNNNNNNNNNNNNNNNNNNNNNNNNNNNNNNNNNNNNNNNNNNNNNNNNNNNNNNNNNNNNNNNNNNNNNNNNNNNNNNNNNNNNNNNNNNNNNNNNNNNNNNNNNNNNNNNNNNNNNNNNNNNNNNNNNNNNNNNNNNNNNNNNNNNNNNNNNNNNNNNNNNNNNNNNNNNNNNNNNNNNNNNNNNNNNNNNNNNNNNNNNNNNNNNNNNNNNNNNNNNNNNNNNNNNNNNNNNNNNNNNNNNNNNNNNNNNNNNNNNNNNNNNNNNNNNNNNNNNNNNNNNNNNNNNNNNNNNNNNNNNNNNNNNNNNNNNNNNNNNNNNNNNNNNNNNNNNNNNNNNNNNNNNNNNNNNNNNNNNNNNNNNNNNNNNNNNNNNNNNNNNNNNNNNNNNNNNNNNNNNNNNNNNNNNNNNNNNNNNNNNNNNNNNNNNNNNNNNNNNNNNNNNNNNNNNNNNNNNNNNNNNNNNNNNNNNNNNNNNNNNNNNNNNNNNNNNNNNNNNNNNNNNNNNNNNNNNNNNNNNNNNNNNNNNNNNNNNNNNNNNNNGTGGTTTCACAGAGCGTCCTGAGAGAACTCACCGTGCTGAAGTTATCCACCACAGtcccaaatctctctctctctctcttgcctggtctTGTCTGGACTGTTCTGGTCTCGGCCTGGTCTGGTCTTGTCTGGCctggtctgttctggtctgttctggTCTTGTCTGTTCTGGCCTGGTCTGGTCTTGTCTGTTCTGGCCTGGTCTTTTCTGGTCTGGTCTCTGGCTGgtctggtctgttctggtctCTGGCCTGGTCTGTTCTGGCTGGTTGTCTGGTCTAGTTGTTCTGTGGTTTAGAGGAAGGGTGGGTGTGTTATGAAACCCAGAATTGCAATTTGTTTACACTCTTGTTTTACCACCCTGTATTGACAAGAGAAATCACAGTCTTGATAGTCTATGTAGTAGCCTACACTGATCAGGTCAGTTAGATATAGCAGTCAAATATGACCCAGGTCTAAATGTCGCCCAAGAAGATGTGATTCAGATATGAGGGTATGTTTACTTTACAGCACAAGGTTGACCCTGTCTGGGCACAAGGTTGACCCTGTCTGGGCACAAGGTTGACCCTGTCTGGGCACAAGGTTGACCCTGTCTGGGCACAAGGTTGATCCTGTCTGGGCACAAGGTTGACCCTGTCTGGGCACAAGGTTGATCCTGTCTGGGCACAAGGTTGACCCTAGCCCAGACATTTGGCATCCAGAACATTTTCATTAGCAGTAcatttttggtcatttagcagacactcttatccagaacRACTTACATWAGTGAATGAGTACCTGCAAATATCCAGATTTAAGTAGGTTTTAAATCATTTGGCTCTGTTTTGACCCCTGTTGGTAGGCATGGTTACTGCAACAGGTTGGAAACATCAATAATATTCCCTCATAAACACCAGCTTCCCTGTACTGTAAGAGGTAGGTACACACAAAATCATCAATCTAATATTTAAAAACACAGATAATGAGTTTATATGGTCCCTGACATTGTAACAATATGGTATTCTACCAGCATATTGGGATATTAATGTATTTTAATGCATTTATGAACTTTTTCTCTGTTMATTTATGCTCtacctgctagctagctatagtagtGTACATGTTGTCATTGGGATAGCAGGGCTACTCATGTCCCCTTCGTTGTTCATCGTTACCTGACAGTTGGACTATAAGGGCAGCATAACTTTTCATTGATGAACATTGTTAGTCATGTCGTGTGTttgttgagctagctagctatttttgacgCTAGTGCACATCACATCCAAAGACGGGTTATAAACCTCTTGTGTCACTAGTGTCTGTAACGCCTGTCTGTCACTGAGACAGGTGGCTAACCTGGGTCTATAGATCATGTATTTATAGGCGTCTTGTTATTACCTGTGCTTATAGCCTCTACATACTGTCCGTTGCGTTACATCGCACTGTACTGATATAGACGAGAGCAGTGGTACGTTACGCCCTGCCTACTGTCATCATGTGCAAGAGAGGAGTTGTGTTTCATTACTGCATCTTTATAACACTTCAGACGGCAGACAGGAATCAGTTCAACCATTTATATGAACGTCCTCAACTTGTAGACAGGAAGTTCAACCATTTATATGAACGTCCTCAACTTGCAGACAGGAATCAATTCAACCATTTATATGAACGTCCTCAACTTGCAGACAGGAATCAGTTCAACCATTTATACTCAAATCACACATACAAACCCCCCATTGATGCTCCCcaacacacaacagcaacacCGTCGTTTCTTTCCGTTATCGTAATACAACATCAATAGACCAACGCTGAACATGTCTTTACGCCGATCAACACAGAGGCATTTTAAATCTACACAGGTCACACTGACTCTCACACAGGTCGTAGGGAAGAAGGACATCTACCGGCCACCAACCGATCAACCGTGTCTGTCTACCTGTGTGGAGTTACGACTGCTACGTCAGGTTCAAATGGAATATTACGACTCGGACTTTATATTCATCCACCCGTTATGAGACTCAAACACATGAGTTGAGTGGTTGATTGTTTGGTTCATATGCCTAAAAAAGTGTTCATATTCACACTAAATACTTTTTGAACTAGTAACGTTAAACGTTGATGAGAAGCAACAGTTCCGGTCACAGAAatcttatgtacatattgttGGGGGAAAAAACTGGCTCTGACTTGCAGTCAGAGGCAGACAGACCACGCCTGAAAAACCAGGGGCGTAGAAGGAATTTAGACTTTTCCACCAGTGAAACGCATCCCAACTCTTTTCCTCTTTTCACTGTGTCGACGCAGTTAGCCACCGGAcccgagagaggagaaggaaaaggaCTTGCACAATGGCTGGGGTGGCATCAACGTTGGCCAAGAAGAGGGCTTTGGCCGCAGGATTTGGCACTAATGCCAATGCGTCGAAGTACCTAAACCAGGACTTCGAGTCTCTCAGGAGCGAGTGTCTGAGTAGAGGTTCACTTTTCACGGATTCCACTTTTCCAGCCGAACCTGCGTCCTTGGGATTCAATGAGCTTGGACAGAACTCTTCCAAAACCAGAGGTGTGCAATGGAAACGACCTGGGGTAAGTTACTGCCTTTAAACACAAGTTAAATGTCTACTCTATGGCTGTATTTGTATTGATCAAAATAGACAAGTGTTATCTATCTCTGGGGAAAAAAGTTTTTTTACaacaaatataacaaaatatataacaaaatatttgataaaaCCATATaccaaacaaaacagacaaactTTATCCACAGGAAGTTGATCTACAACATAAACAAGTTAGGATGCAATGTAAATATGATCAAACACAAGTTAACCAACCCTAAACCGCAAAGAAAATGGATTTATAGTTTAAACCAAAACTCAGAACTTTACAACCAGATCAAAAACAGCTAAGATCCAGAACCTTATGTCACCTCTCACCTAACCAGAAACCAAATGTCCTTCTGTGCCCAGTTGAAAACCGGTATATTGCCTCTGGTAATTGGAGTAGGTAGGTTCAATGacagagatgaagaagaggaacTGTCTGTGATTTAGAGGAGGTAGAGAATTAACTTTTTATTTGATAGTTCTTTATGTGATGATCTGAGAGCTGTACTGTTTGATAAAAatgttgcaaagaaaacaggaactattcTGGATTAGAGATGAAGGAAAAACTTGAATGTTTATTTAGGAAATAAGTATTCctgttttgcagatgttattttCGAGACTTGAAGATGCGACAAGACAAGATGTATACTTGAAATGTTTCTGTTTAGTTTTCTGAATTGTTTTCCGCTGAAATATTAATGTAtgtttatatgtacagtaccagtcaaaagtttggacacacctactcattcaacgggttttctttaaaactattttctagattgtaaaataatagtgacgacatcaaaactatgaaataacacatatggaatcatgtagtaaccaacaacaagtgttaaacatataaaaatatatttgagattcttcaaattagccaccctttgccatgatgacaSctttgcacactcttggcattctctcaaccagcttcatgaggtagtcacctggaatgtatttaaattaacaTGTTTGCCTTGTTACaagtttaatttgtggaatttctttccttcttaatgagtttgagccaatcagttgtgttgtgataaggtaggggtgggtatacagaagatagccctatttggtaaaagaccaagtccatattatgacaagaacaacaAACAAGAACatctctcatggctaactaccaggaagtttgaaaagacaggcgtggtgatacacaaagcaactcaaacaacattgaaattgcatcaatgatatatatatatatttttatacatctTCAGTTTGGCATTGTCTcttgtgatgcggttcacagcagcactgatagATGTGTTGACCTGACAACTGAGTCtgagttttgaatgactaccccccccccccccttttgttgcATGCTGGCTGAAGGCCCAGAAACTAGCTAACACTAAACACAGAtgagtaactagctaacaccagacacagacgaAGACCTagttagccagtaactagctaacaccagacacagacgaAGACCTagttagccagtaactagctaacaccagacacagatgaagacctagctagccagtaactagctaacaccagacacagacgaAGACCTagttagccagtaactagctaacaccagacacagacgaAGACCTAGTTAGCCAgtaaactagctaacaccagacacagatgaagacccagctagccagtaactagctaacaccagacacagacgaAGACCTagttagccagtaactagctaacaccagacacagacgaAGACCTagttagccagtaactagctaacaccagacacagacgaAGACCTagttagccagtaactagctaacaccagaccagacgaagacctagctagccagtaactagctaacaccagacacagacgagaagttagccagtaactagctaacaccagacacagacgaAGACCTagttagccagtaactagctaacaccagacacagatgaagacctagttagctagtaactagctaacaccagacacagacgaAGACccagctagccagtaactagctacacaagacacagatgaagacctagttgccagtaactagctaacaccagacacagatgaagacctgttagccagtaactagctaacaccagacacagatgaagacctagctagccagtaactgctaacaccagacacagacgaAGACCAGCTagtagccagtaactagctaacaccagacacagagaaGACCTagttagccagtaactagctaacaccagacacagacgaAGACCTagttagccagtaactagctaacaccagacacagagagacctagttagccagtaactagctaacaccagacacagatgaagacctagctagcagaactagctaacaccagacacagacgaAGACAGCTGCCAGTAACTAGCTACACCAGACACAGAGAAGACCTagttagccagtaactagctaacaccagacacagatgaagacctagtagccagtaactagctaacaccagacacagatgaagacctagctagccagtaactagctaacaccagacacagatgaagacctagttagccagtaactagctaacaccagacacagagaagacctagctagccagtaactagctaacaacgcagacacagatgaagaccagctagccagtaactagctaacaccagacacagatcgACGAAGAccagctagccagtaactagctaacaccagacacagacgaAGACCAGCTagcagtaactagctaacaccagacacagacgaAGACCTAGCTAGCCTAGTAatctagctaacaccagacacagacgaAGACCagttagccagtaactagctaacaccagacacagatgaagacctagtaTAGTAACTACAACGAAAACCAGAGTAGTAActgctaacaccagacacagacgaAGACccagctagccagtaactagctaacaccaagacacagatgaagacctagtagccagtaactagctaacaccagaccgAAGACCAGCTAGCCAGTAACTCGCTAACACCagagacacagatgaaaggggaaacatcATAAGTATCTTTGCATTAGATGGAATTAGGTAatcttttaattatatttttggcTGACAACCGCTAATAATCATGATTGGCATCAGTAGCAGTACttctagctatataaaccacgcccCTTGCAAACACGCTTCTCCGATGTTTGTAACGATGGCTATACTTATTTAAATTATGTAAGAGAACATCATTTTACGCAttgtgtattaaaatgagagtttaAGGCGATGTCACCTTGTCCTCTCTTAATAATCGGATCGAAGTGTTTGGAATGGGGAGGGAACGCCAGTACTTCATGAaccaaactttatcaatgtagaaagAAACAGTCAGTTTTTCTACTTTGATGCTGGTTTCCTTCCAAATATCATACACATTTAAATGACAAACATGATTTGACTTTCATTTTAGGCTTACTAGGCCTTACATTTTAGGGTGCATAAGGTTAACAGGCCTTACAATTTTAGGGTGCAAAGGCTTAACAGAGCTTAACATTTTAGGTGCATAGGTTTAACGAGGCCCTTACATTTTAGGGTGCATAAGTTAACAGGCCTTACATTTTAGGGTGCATAAGGATTACAGGCCCTTACATTTTAGGGTGCTAAGGTCTTAACAGGCCTTACATTTTAGGGGTGCATAATGTTTAACAGCCTTACATTTTAGGGTTGCATAAGGCTAAAGGGCTATACATTTTAAGGGTGCATTAGGCTTTAACAGGCcaattacattttagaggtgCTAAGGTTAAACAGCCTTACATTTAGGGTTGCATAAAGGCATAGACGGCCTTAATTTTAGGGGTTGCATAAGGTTTAAACAGCCTTACATTTTAGGGTGGCATAAGTTCAAACAGGCCTTACCATTTTAGGGTGGCATAAGGTTGAACACGGCCTTACATTTTAAGGGGTGCATAAGGATTAACAGCCTTACATTTTAGGGTGCATAAGGTTTAACAGGCCTTACATTTTAGTGGTGCATAAGCTTAACAGGCCTTACATTTTAGGGTGCATAAGGCTTAACAGGCCTTACATTTTAGGGTGCATAAGGATTAACAGGCCTTACATTTTAGGGTGCATAAGGCATTAACAGGCCTTACATTTTAGGGTGCATAAGGCTTAACAGGCCTTACATTTTAGGGTGCATAAGGTTTAAACAGGCCTTACATTTTAAGGGTTGCCTTTGCTTAATGTTTTCAGCCTAtgcagtattttcaaataatattcaattttatttagaAAAAGTCAGAATCTGGGCTTTTCTTTTTCCAACTTGCGTTTCTGTACATTATATGTATCAGACATTATGAAGagatacataatatatatatatatatatatatatataatcatgtatctcttcattatatatatatatatatatatatatgtatatatatatatatatgtatactttGTTCTGATCAAAATCTTTATCATCAAACAAAAGTCCTCACTGGAAATATCTCTTTATAGCCTGAGTCAGTGATGTCACAGCAGTCTGATGGGCGTGTCCAGATGCTAGTTATCCGTTTGATATGATTGGACCGTTGGGCGTAAAGGGATCAGTTCATCATTCAATCCAAAAACAACTGGAACTGTTACCATAACGACTCAATGAACGAGGAACCTGGTCAGGGTGACTCATCCTACAACTATTTGGCTGGAACTTTGGCGTTTAGTCATCTGATCCCACAcctttttgttttctctgtcAACAGATCAACTCGTAGACAGTGaactttgagacaattgaggttACGTGAGGTCATTGTGGACCCTGCCCTTTTTACTTGTGCATGACTTTTAATGTTTATCAGTCTACCCTCTTCATTCCCATGTGCTTTTATTTCATACCTATTATTGGTAATGACCGATCCTCCCAGTCAAATCTGCTATGAATGTTACTGTCTAGTGAAAATCagacttttaaaagttaatattctgttaactcatacacaGATAaggttgttgactcatcctatactcgtatttgtggccaaagcataaattggagaataacccccccccccccccatatcgaacagattatttaaaaaatgcttgctatggTGAAATCCTCCTGAGCTCCTGAGCTCTGGTGAAATCCTCCTGagccaatcagcagtctactcGCATGAATGGTTTTAATGATCGGTATACGCCCACACACCATTCAAACACAGAAAAgcttttttaacatacttaattacacatttttggggggggaattaaaactatttcactcatattgtaattaattataggtcatatgtgacctgattcaggaaactaggcgtatgtcgtgaCTTCGCAGGAGAGCAGTTTGAacgtcattttttatttattttatctaatagaaatctggaaacactggacagttgcTTTAAAAGttcaaaacacagttttaattATGTTTTGGTCCCTGAATAGTGTTGATAATATATCAAATGCAATACTCTATGAAATAACGGAGGTTACACTAGTAGCTCATTGTGCAGATATTCCCCCCCCCCAAGCGAGAGTATTGCTTTATTTAGGGCTGCAAATGTTTGGAATCCCCAAAATCTGTActtcttttattttattgaacttcTCAGTAATATCTTTCACAGTTTGACTCATGCTTTGGTCCCTCCCTGAATAGGAACTGGTGTCCAGCCCAGAGTTCATCATTGGTGGAGCCTCAAGAACCGACATCTGCCAAGGCGGCTTGGGTAAGTCGCCTTTTATATACCAACCTGAGATAATGTCAGGTTGTTATCTCTGTCATGAGGTATAATATAACAATGTCAGGATGTTATCTCTGTCAATGAGGTAATAATATAAACACAGTGTCAGTTGTTATCTCTGTCATGAGGTATATATAACACATGTCAGGTGTTACTCTTGTCATAGAGGTATAATATACACATGTCAGGTTGTTATCTCTGTCATGAGGTATAAGAACATACCACCGTGTCAGAGAGTTATCCNNNNNNNNNNNNNNNNNNNNNNNNNNNNNNNNNNNNNNNNNNNNNNNNNNNNNNNNNNNNNNNNNNNNNNNNNNNNNNNNNNNNNNNNNNNNNNNNNNNNNNNNNNNNNNNNNNNNNNNNNNNNNNNNNNNNNNNNNNNNNNNNNNNNNNNNNNNNNNNNNNNNNNNNNNNNNNNNNNNNNNNNNNNNNNNNNNNNNNNNNNNNNNNNNNNNNNNNNNNNNNNNNNNNNNNNNNNNNNNNNNNNNNNNNNNNNNNNNNNNNNNNNNNNNNNNNNNNNNNNNNNNNNNNNNNNNNNNNNNNNNNNNNNNNNNNNNNNNNNNNNNNNNNNNNNNNNNNNNNNNNNNNNNNNNNNNNNNNNNNNNNNNNNNNNNNNNNNNNNNNNNNNNNNNNNNNNNNNNNNNNNNNNNNNNNNNNNNNNNNNNNNNNNNNNNNNNNNNNNNNNNNNNNNNNNNNNNNNNNNNNNNNNNNNNNNNNNNNNNNNNNNNNNNNNNNNNNNNNNNNNNNNNNNNNNNNNNNNNNNNNNNNNNNNNNNNNNNNNNNNNNNNNNNNNNNNNNNNNNNNNNNNNNNNNNNNNNNNNNNNNNNNNNNNNNNNNNNNNNNNNNNNNNNNNNNNNNNNNNNNNNNNNNNNNNNNNNNNNNNNNNNNNNNNNNNNNNNNNNNNNNNNNNNNNNNNNNNNNNNNNNNNNNNNNNNNNNNNNNNNNNNNNNNNNNNNNNNNNNNNNNNNNNNNNNNNNNNNNNNNNNNNNNNNNNNNNNNNNNNNNNNNNNNNNNNNNNNNNNNNNNNNNNNNNNNNNNNNNNNNNNNNNNNNNNNNNNNNNNNNNNNNNNNNNNNNNNNNNNNNNNNNNNNNNNNNNNNNNNNNNNNNNNNNNNNNNNNNNNNNNNNNNNNNNNNNNNNNNNNNNNNNNNNNNNNNNNNNNNNNNNNNNNNNNNNNNNNNNNNNNNNNNNNNNNNNNNNNNNNNNNNNNNNNNNNNNNNNNNNNNNNNNNNNNNNNNNNNNNNNNNNNNNNNNNNNNNNNNNNNNNNNNNNNNNNNNNNNNNNNNNNNNNNNNNNNNNNNNNNNNNNNNNNNNNNNNNNNNNNNNNNNNNNNNNNNNNNNNNNNNNNNNNNNNNNNNNNNNNNNNNNNNNNNNNNNNNNNNNNNNNNNNNNNNNNNNNNNNNNNNNNNNNNNNNNNNNNNNNNNNNNNNNNNNNNNNNNNNNNNNNNNNN is drawn from Salvelinus sp. IW2-2015 unplaced genomic scaffold, ASM291031v2 Un_scaffold3916, whole genome shotgun sequence and contains these coding sequences:
- the LOC112076663 gene encoding calpain-2 catalytic subunit — its product is MAGVASTLAKKRALAAGFGTNANASKYLNQDFESLRSECLSRGSLFTDSTFPAEPASLGFNELGQNSSKTRGVQWKRPGELVSSPEFIIGGASRTDICQGGLGDCWLLAAIASLTLNEDVMARVVPAGQGFGREEYAGIFHFQVETVSHSRVTGCVPKCLPI